The nucleotide sequence TAGAAAAAGAAAGGTCGGCTGATAAATCCGCAAAAAGGGTGATCAAATTGCCCGAACATCCAAAAACAACCATAATCAAAGGGATGATTCCGTGCAGTAAATGCCAATGTGAGTGTAAGCTCGAAATACTACCAGTTGGAGGCCTCATTGATCATGAGCTGATcaggaggaaagaagaagaCGAAAGAAAAGAAGCCTGTGAGAAAGCTAGGCGGACAGTAGGAATAGATACTTCCCGAAGTGTTTTTCAGCTATTGGGAGGGGATTCCCAACTTTAAGCTTTATCAGAAATGTTTCGAAATCATGAAGCTTCTGAAGAGGTGGAATACAAAGAGGCCAAAGGTCCAAAAGAAAGGGAGATATGGCATCCTCAATATGGCCATACAGGAAGAGAAGTCAAAAGAAATGATAGGATAACAAATCCTGTCAAAAAGAATAATCCTGCCCGTCTCGGGCGAAAATGGTACGTGGTTGGAAAAAATGGGCAACCAGCCAAACAAATAGGAGCCTCCATGATTAGAAGGGTCCAGaggcagcacaaagcctacatgaaaTCTTTAAAAATTCCCACGACGTCTGAAGCCTCCAagaatcaaaactttgaaaaaaCATCATCTGGGGGAAGTAGTCAGTTCAACTGGAGGAGTAAAAAAGAGGTGGAGATGGCTAATAGCAAAACAGAAGGCGAAGGAAATCATGTACCACAAAGCCTACACCCTGGGAAGTACAGgatcttgaggagagctcaaAAAGATATGATACTGATGCCAACTCTCGGATGGAGGACATAACCTATTTGTTTTGGAACTGTTTTGCCCGAAAGAATACTCCCTTCTATATCATTGGTGGATCCTTTCGGTGAGGTGCCAAAAGAGATACCAGATTCTGGCATAAATCAACAGGAAATGGCACCAGAACCACTACTCCTAGAAGATGCGATGGCTTAGTTAGATGAGTTTGTGGGCCAAATCGGGAGCAAGAAATAAGACTTTCCAGAGCTTAGcaattttcatatcaacatgACGTATGTGTTATCTGCCATGTTTGGTGCCGAATCTGATCAGCTCGCCACTATGGAAGGTGACTATTTGACAGCGGAGCTAATGATGGCCATGTCAGTGTTGAAGTAGCTGGAGAGGGAGAGTTGGGAAAAGCTGAATTATCCGAGACATCCAAGGATAGTCCATTAAGGATCTATACAGATAAAATGGTGTTCAGCCGCCCAAACATGTTGCTAGCCAACCATCTTCAGCCAATATATATTGCAGCTCATTTGGAGGGGGTGCCCTTCAAAAGGGTTTTGATTGATGGTAGAGTGGCTGTTAACATACTACCAaccaagcaaatgaagaagatggggaGAGGTGTAGAAGATCTCTTTCCCATAGATTTCACGGTTTCAAGCTTCTCGGGCGCTATCATTAAAACTCATGAGATATTGCCCCTAGAAATGGACTTGGGGTCCAAACAAATCATGCTGGCGTTCTTTATGGTGGATTGCACTTCTACCTATGGAGCATTACtcggaagagattggatccatCAAAGTCTCGCCATACCCTTCACTCTACATCAGCAAGTTGTTGTTTACCATGAGGCAATGACTGAGGGaccaggcttttgggagatggtgAAGGTcgaatcacggccatttctcCTTACCGCCAATGTTGCAAGGGCAAGTTTTTACAATCCCAATGTAGGAATTATGCAATGTTCAAGAGCAAATAAGAACGGCTGCCCTACCAAGGTGATGAACCAAAAACTCTTAGAACAAGGAATGCTGCTCACTAGAGAGGAATGGGATAGAGCATGCATCATCCCAACATCCCAACACCATCAATGACAGAACAAAAGAGAAATGATCAGGTAATGGTAGTTAGGTTCTTGATcaaaagactgttggtgtatgggagAGGAAGAAAGCAAGAAAGGGAGCTCTTAGAAAAAGAAGAGCAGGAATGGCAGCTAGGAACTCTGACCAGCCATTCGTATGGCCGCATCCAAGTCATATATGCACTCGGCCCTTCGTATGGCCGCATCCAATTCTTCTTCGCAAAGCTCTCCTTTGCTTTTATCATGGCTGGTCGGAGTTCCTAGCTGCCAATCTTGCTCTTCTTTTTCTAAGAGCTCATTTTCTTGGTTTCTTCCTctcccatacaccaacagtcttttgATCAGGGACCTAATTACCATTACCTGAtcctttctcttttgttttgtcATTGATGGTGTTGGGATGTTGGAACGATGCATGGTCTATCCTATTTCTCTCTAGTGAGGAGCATTCTTTGTTCTAAGAgtttttgggccgtcaccttggtagggcgacCGTTCTTATCTGCTCCTGAACACTGCAGAATTCATAAATTTGGATTGTAGAAACTTGCCTCTACAACATTGGCTGTAGGGAGAAATGGTCGTGATTCGGCCTCCACCATCTCCCAAAAGCATGGTCCCTCCGTCCCTGCCTCATGGTAAACAGTAACTTGCTGATGTAGAGTAGAGGGTATGGCGAGACTTTGATCGATCCAGTCCCTTCCGAGTAATGCTCTATAGGAGGAAGTGTAATCCACAAAGAACGCCAGCATGATTTGTTTGGATCCCAAGTCCACTTCTAAGGGCAACATCCCATGAGTTTTGGTGATAGCGCCCGAGAAGCTTGAAACCGTGAGGTCCGTGGGAATGAGATCTTTTACACCTCtccccatcttcttcatttgcttggctGGTAGTATGTTAACAGCCGCTCCACCATCAATCAAAACCCTTTTGAAGGGCACCCCCTCCAAATGAACTGCAACATATATTGGCTTAAGATGGTTGGCTAGCAATATGTTTGGGCGGCTGAACACCATTTTATCTGTATAAATCCTTAATAGACCATCCTTGGATGTCTTGGATAATTCAGCTTTTCCTAACTCTCCCTCTCCAGCTACTTCAACACTGACATGGCTATCATTGGCTCCGTTGTCAAATAGTCACCTTCCATAGTGGTGGGCTGATCAGGCTCGGCACTAAACATGGCGGATAACACATACGTcatgttgatatgaaaattgCTAGGCTCTAGAAAGTCTTCTTTCTTGCTCCCGATTTGGCTCATAAACTCATCTAACCAGGTCATCGCATCTTCTGGGAGTAGTGGTTCTGGTGCCCCTTCATGTTGATTTATGCCTGAATCTGGTATCTGTTTTGGCACTTCATCGAAAGGATCCATCAATGATATAGAAGGGAGTCTCCTTTCGGGCGAAACAATTCCAAAACAAATAGGTTCTGTCATTCATCCGGGAGTTGGTATCATTAtcatatcttcttgagctctctTTAAGATCTTGTACTTCCCAAGGTGTAGGCTTTGTGGTACATGGTTTCCTTCGCCTTATGTTTTGCTATTAGCCCTATCCACCTCTTTTTTACTCCTCCAGTGGAACTGACTACTTCCCCCAGATGATGttttttcaaagttttgattctTGGAGGCTTCAGACGTCACGAGAGTCTTTAAAGagttcatgtaggctttgtgctgcctttgGACCATTATAATcatggaggctcccatttgtTTGGCGGGTTGCCCATTTTTTCCAACCATGTACAATTTTCGCCCGAGACGGGCAGGATTATCCttttttataggatttgttatcctATCATTTCTTTTGACTTCTCTTTCTGTATGGCCATATTGAGGATGTCCTATCTCCATCTCTTTTGGACCTTTGGCCTCCTTGTCTTCCGCCTTTTCAGAAGCTTCATGATTTCGAAACATTTCTGATAAAGTTCTAGGTTGGGAATCCCCTCCCTACTGCTGAAAAACAATTTGGGAAGTATCTCTTCCTGCTGTCCGCCTAGCTTTCTCACGggcttcttttctttcttcttcttctttccttctGATCAGCTTATGATCAATGAGGACTCCTGATGGCGGTATTTCgagctcacactcgcattgACATCTACTGCACATAACCATCCATTTGATTATGGCTGCTTTTGGATGTTCGAGCAATTTGATCACCCATTTTGTGGATTTGTCAGCCAGCCTTTCTTCTTTTGTCTCCTTTGCAACCTTTCCTTTCCCCTTCTCGGCCCATGctaaattaatcatatttaCTGGGGTATCTGAAAAGGGATCTCCATGTTTGTCCACCATTGCTTCGACTTACCCCTGATCTTTCTGTAAGAATATTAATGGGCTAGGTGGATTTTTTACCAATGTCATTTCTTCATCTGGCTAGCTGGCctcaaacttttttctttcttcttccccatcATCTTTTTCCCCAAGTAGAGGTAAAGATATGGGAATAGTTGGTCTCATAACCAGGTCTGTTTTCCTTCTGAAGCCTACGAAGGCGTTTTCCAATCTTTGCAACAAGGTAGTTTGCAAGTcttcattaattattttttttggaacagCCGACCTTTTTAAATCTTCAGGTATTTTTGACATATTTCTTTGATAGGTAAGATTTGATCAAGGGTctcaccgggcgtgccaaaactatgttcgtctgGAGGAATTTTCGATGAGGACGTTTCctggccaacgagcacacagctccccaagaggttggcgccggttgatattGTCTATCAAGCTTCTGCTTATTGGCGGCTGtaagagaaggacaaagttaattctgaaatgtgcctttgtgaggccttaggtgtaggccttgaggcccacaatcaaaattaactttaggtgttcaggcgtgccactgtcatctttagcatgacagatgtaaaacagatgtttagtttaattgtaTATGCCCGAGAGACCAAGTTAGctatgaaatgtgcctttgtagggccttaggtgtaagcTTTGAGGCTTGCAATCAAAACTTAACcaagtactcgaacatatagTGGTTGTTTCATTGTTGTAGAAGTTTTACAACTGTTATACTTTAATCACCcgagcccgaagagcagaaCGAACCCAGAtatgtgcctttgtagggccttaagtgtagaccttgaggcttcccatcagaattaattctatactcaagcgttctgtggcaatcataatataacagaagtaaaacTAAGAAGTACAAGAAGTACCAATAACAACACTCtaaaaaagttttatttttcaattttattatataataatgctatGTATTTAAGTGAAACATTGaagttagagtttttgaagCGTTTTTTTTCTTGCCTGGTTGTTTAAGATTGAAGTGCAAGTGAATCCtaaagtttgttttgatttaagtgtttttttctttatttcaaCAAAACGATATTACCTACATTAAGGGGATGTGAGAGTGAGTTAAGCCTCATAATTGGCCAATCataataatgttgttcaaatttacctttaacgagaatcgaacctagaCCTCACTTTCAAGTGAATCGAagtaccactagaccgtagtactaagtgactgtTTTAATTCAAGTTATTACTTTCTAGCATCAACACATTGTCCTTTTTTATTTGGGGCTTTTGGATCCAGGTCCAAAAACATAGAGTGTTTTTAGGAGTGACTCCAGTTatctaattatatgtttttatttcttttatacttcttttatatttttctaaaaatattaaaaatattaaaaatcaattaaaatcttttaatattatgcatttttcaaccccaaaatatctaattaatatcttataaacaaaaaataaaaaaaattaatatactaacataaatctatctgcaaaacattctaccctaactcaagtagcaaaatatatgaatgtatattatagctataagtgagatatgaaacctaactaaaaggtagaaaaaaaacataatatacctacaagtAACACACATTAATTTATGATAGGTTGACTATGAAAAAGAATTTGTtatataggtagataaatacaattaacctgtgatataggttgattacaaaaattaaaaaaaaatctataaataggttaaaacaggaggaagaacaagaaataacaaaaaattatataaaaagagataatcaaagagataattaggaagaaatttgatttttacaataagttttttcttttaagagataattattgataataaaataattaaatttaaagaattggacttattttaataaattggacCATTCCTACTATTATTGACTCAAAAAATTAGAGTTATATCAAGTttccccttttttattttattttttgaaaaattatcTTAAAGAGGGCCCTTTTATAAATTTCGTACATAGCTCCCGAAATCTCAGAGACGACCATGCCCATAAGGCAACGGAAGACAAACCTTAGTCGCATATGGTTGTAAGAAGCGAACTAATAACTAAACTTATGCCGTGCCCACCAAGTTTAAAATGTACCAAGTGATAAAACCTTTTTTCGGTTTTTAGCTTGCTATTtttctcacaacccaaaaccaaaagtaAGAAAGCAACATAACACACTCTGAAGACCGAAGCTAACAATTGGAAATTGGTTTGACAATAACTCCAACGAGATGTTATTGTAACAGTATATATATCAATCGTGCACGTTTTCTTGTTTGAAATTCCAGGTCGGATCTTCATAGgtatttacttttatttttgtgtcaAAAAATTAATACGTCAGGCAATGCGTAATTGGATGGTCCAAGTTTATCTCTGACCAATGCACCGGGAGGGAGAAAAAACGACATAACGTTTTGATTTCACAGAGTTCAGATAGACGGTTGGGAAGTACGGGAGGGAATCAAAAAGGGGTATTTTGGTAAAAAAGCGACGACTGCGCGTTCGTCCTTTTTGTAAAACCAACGAAGCAAGCACAACATAGGAAAGAGAGAGGCACGGACTGTcgttctcttcttcttcctcgcatCAGAGAAGCCTCGATTTTCTTTCTCCTCAGATTCAGATTTCACAGAGTTCtcctcaaaattcaaattccgAAATTGGAGTCGCAAATTCGGCTAAATTCCCATGAAGTCCGATCTTACGATGGCTGGACCTTCGCGAACGTTGGATCAGACCCCGATTTCTCCATGGCTGTCCGCCGAGCATCATCACTGCAGGTCAGAATTCCAAACCCTCTGGGTTAGGGGTTTTTTTGTTTGCTGTAATTCGATCCATATGCGTTTCGGATTCTGGAATTTAGCTAAATTTGATTTCTTGCAAGTGTTGGATTTGAGTTATATTAGTGTAATTAGGAATCTACACTCCGATAATCATTGTGTTTAGTTTAAGTTGGATTTTTGCattcatttttttatgtttttgtttatatgaATTTCATCACGTCGTGTAGTGATTGGTTGCACTTAAAAGATTTTAAGTTCAATGTGGCTTTTCGTTTAGTTTGTGTGAAATGCTTGTTCGAATTATGAAATAAGGCTCGAGTACATAGGACGGTTCAGTGTTGAGGATCAAGTACTGATGGACTTGGACCGCTTGTACGCTTTAGTAGTGAAATCAATGATTATATAGCTATGACTCTGGATTCCGGGAATAGGGAAAAATGAGAGATTTGGTTGGACTACTGAATGTGAATTATTGGTATGAAATGTTAAAAGATCATATAAAGAAAGAGTTTTGATACATTAATTGAGAAGAAAACACAATGTTAAAAATTACAACAATTTAGAGGGTGGATGTGAAATAATAATTTTTCCTTGATTATTTGAACACTTTGAATTTCCTAAATAGTGAAATTTATGTGTAACTAACAACATCATAATATTACTTTTTGTAAAGCCTAATTCAACTGTTTACGGTAAAAATCCAACCCACATATCTAAATGCCACCCTGAGACATGTTTTTATTCATATGATGTCCTTCTGAATAAGTGAActtcttaattttctttttcagtggCAGAAATGTGGTTGCCTTGATAGCACGGAGGGAGATTTCTCCTAGAGCAAAACATGTGCCCACAAGGCGGTGGGGAGAAACTTCTAATAGGAAATCTAGTTCCACCTATGGGCCTAAGGGTGAAGCAATCAGAGATGCGAAACGTGGCCTCCGCTCATGGTACCAACAGTTctcttttttaagttttttcaaGCAGGTTTTAGTGTGAGACCTTTTGGACCTTTTATATTAGGTTATCAAAGATGCCATGCTGTATTAATTGAATCTGTATTTCATTGATCTTTCAGGGTTGAAGCAGAGTCACTGCGGCATTTGTCAGCCAAGTATTGTGATTTAGTGCCTCCTCCAAGGTCAACCATTGCAGCAGCATTCAGCCCCGATGGAAGAAAACTTGCTTCTACGCAGTAAGTTTTCTAATCTTGTTCACTTATTTAGATCTGAATACTTATTTCTGATCTTGACTCTAATTGAAATCTTTTCATGCTTTCAGTGGTGACCACACTGTAAAGATAATTGATTGCCAAACTGGCAGATGCGTAAAGGTTTTGAGCGGCCATAGAAGGACACCTTGGGTGGTACGTATGACTTGTGCAATTGCAGATCTATTTattcttcaatttttattttttttttgctaataTTTGCATCTTTCTCTATGAACTATTTAGCTAAGGGTAAAATCTATGTAAATGGAAGtctgctgaaaaaaaaaacagatacaAATTAAATACCTTTATCCAATTTATTTGAAATATGAAATATCAATTAGCTGGTCCAAATTGTTTaacattttattaattaattaatagttTAGGTAGTTGCTTCTGGGGCATGCGTTTTTTGGTATGGGTAAATTCCAACCACTAAATTGTGAATATTATTTTGACATGGAAGTAGAGTAACTAATGGCATTCTTACAGGTTAGGTTTCATCCTTTGAATCCAGAAATAATTGCTAGTGGAAGTTTGGATCATGAAGTTCGCTTATGGGATTTAAACACATCAGATTGTATTGGCTCTCGTGATTTCTGTAATCTCCAAAACTTCAGTGTCTTACTAAATTagtaggcttttttttttttttttgacacatTGTACATTTTTCCTAGAATTCTGACATAGTTCATATCCCTTTATGATTCTCTCCCCAGATCGACCTATTGCATCTATTGCTTTTCATGCCAATGGGGAACTCCTAGCTGTTGCATCAGGACACAAGGTGTTGATTCTTTTTATTACGGTTCTTTAGTATATCATACAATCATTGATGGTTAGTAATGGGATATATATTTTGATAACACTGACATAGAAAATCTGGTTTCAGTTGTATATATGGAAATACAATGGGGAACCTTCTTCTCCAGACATGGTATTAAAAACATGGCGTTCCCTTCGAGCAGTGCATTTTCACCCCCAAGCTGCTCCGTTTCTCTTAACTGCTGAGGTAATTTTCCAGAGGGCATTTAAGTGATTCTTCATTCCTGCTATCGTATAGGTTACATTATTAAACTGATATGCAGGTCAATGATCTTGACTCTTCAGATTCCTCAATGTCTCAAGCAACATCTCCCGGCTACTTGCAATATCCATCTCCTGCTGTTTTTGTGGCAAACGTTGATTTTAGTGAACGTCTTAGTTTGGCTACTCAACTACCACTTATGTCCTTGCCTTTTGTCTTCGTGCCGCCATATGTAGATGATCCAAGAATAGTAATGCAGCCTGAAAACGGACCTGCTGGATCAAATAGCATGCAAGTCACTTCTGCTTCAATGCAGTTTCAAGCAGATGTAAATGCAGCAGAGCAGGATGCTACCACAGTTTCTCGAATGGAGACATTTCCATCAGCTCCAATTGTTTCCAATCACAATGCTGAAGGCAATGCAGATAATTATTTCCTTAATGGAACGAGAAGTGATGCTTGTGACCGCACAGGAGATGCAATGGAGACTGATGAGATGCCAGCTGTAGGAGGAAGCCAGCATGGAAGCTGGATGAATTTAGATCCTGTGAATAATAGAGTACCTGAAAATACTTCAAGTCATCCTGGTTTTACTGAATTTGGGCAACCTTATAGAACGTTTCCTTATAGAGATCCTGCATTCTGGGAATTGCCTTTTCTCCAAGGGTGGTTAACAGGTCAAAGCCAAGCTAATTTTCCCTTAATGCTTCCTCTTAATCATGGTGGGCTTAACAATTTAGCTCAGCCTATGGGTTCTTCTAGTTTGGTGTCACATCTGTCTGCTCATAACGTGAcggatgtggcagcttctttagCATTGCCAGGAAGCACCAGTGTATCTGGGCTTTCTGGAAGATCTGGCTTGCAGCATTATTATCCGCACTTCCACTTCTCTGGACCAGAATCAGGGGATAGTGCTTCCTTAAGTACCCAACCCGATGAGAATGATGCACAGCCCATTATTAGTCGAATCCAGTCTGATATTGATACATTAATGGCTGCAGCAGCAGCTGCAGAATTACCATGCACTGTAAAACTAAGAGTATGGTCACATGATATAAAAAATCCTTCTGCTCCGCTGAATGCTGAAAGATGTCGTTTAATTGTTCCTCATGCTGTTCTTTGCAGGTATGTGAACATCTTTGGTATTCCTTTATTTCGTTTCTTTTACCAGTTTTCCTTTTACAATATTCTTCATTCTTCTACATGGCTTCAGTATTTGATAAATTTACAATATCTTCTAGCACTCGCGTCTATATTAAAAACAATTGTAATCAGATGCAATTGAAGGATTTTTTCTGCTCAGCTTGTAATTATGTTTTATTACAactttgtgtggcatgtgcttTTGCAGTGAAATGGGGGCTCATTTCTCCCCCTGTGGGAGATTTTTAGCTGCCTGTGTTGCATGCATGCTTCCTCATACGGAAGCTGACCCTGGACTACAAAGTCTAGTTCATCAGGATTCTGGAATTGCAACATCCCCAACTCGGCACCCAATCTCAGCTCACCAAGTTATGTATGAGCTTCGCATATATTCACTTGAGGAGGCCACGTAAATTTCTAATCCTTTTGTCAACTCCTTCTTATTTCCTTTATTCTTTTATCAACATCTTATATATGAGTTATTCTATTATCTCGTGCAGATTTGGTTCGATACTTGTCTCTCGGGCAATTAGAGCAGCACATTGTTTGACTTCAATCCAAGTTAGTTTCAAAGAAAATTTGACTACTATTGCTTTTATTTCTATTTATTCTCTGGTGCCTTGTGTCGTGCTTTTATTACCTTGGGCTCATTTTCTACTATGACTTGGATCATTGACCTCTTGTTCTATGTATGATAAGGTCGAAATTCATGGTTGACAATTATGCAGGTTTAGGTTGGATAATGactttcttgtttgtttaatcttATGTCTATTTCCGGAAGCTGTTTTGCTCTATTGTCATTTGCCACTGACAATAAACTGTATTTGTGCCTGTTCCTTTGGTACTTATAGTTGATTTAGTGTAATTCGCAACTACTGGTACTTTTGCATTCGATGTCAAAAGGAtatttttgagttgagtctCTGTGCTTTATGTTGTGCCTGCAGTTCTCCCCCACGTCTGAGCACATATTACTGGCCTATGGTCGCCGCCATGGTTCTCTTCTTAAAAGTATTGTCGTTGATGGGGATACAACTGTACCTATTTACACTGTTCTTGAGGTGAGCTTCCAGAGTCTTCCTTCTTGTCCTGCAACTGAGTAGAACGTGTTATCTCTCTTTCTGCTTTGTGTTTGTTCTTTGGGAAAGTATTAGTTAGCAAAAAGTACTATTCGTTGAGATATGCTTTATTTTTTTAGATGTATAAGTTAGAAAGCTTAAAAAGTTGAATAGTCTTCATTTAGGGGATGTAATAGTATGCCTATTTGGTGATATTGTGAAGGCACAATGGTTGGACTTGGTTTTCTGTGTTTATGACAAAGAGTGATGGACTGGATTCattataaaaattcaaaattgagtGAACCTTACTACTATTATCAAAGTTTTACTTTGTCAGACTCTTAGTTACCACATATATTTCTTTATTAAGGTCTACAGGGTTTCAGATAGATTTTTCTGCTTAATTAATATGTCAGCACTCTCTCAGTTGGCATGTTGTTTGCTACTGTTGTTAAAGTTTTACTTTGTCGGACTCTTAAATTACCAtcatttctttctttatttaggTTTACAGAGTTTCAGATATGGAACTTGTGAGAGTACTTCCCAGTGCAGAGGATGAGGTTAATGTTGCTTGCTTTCATCCCTTTGCTGGTGGAGGTCTGGTTTATGGGACCAAGGTGTGCTTCTGATGTTTCAGAAATCTTGCAATGATCAATCTACTGCCCTTTTGTTCTTTTTTGGAAGGTTGTGTTTTCCCATTTACAATGCTAATTTTCATGAATTGCAGGAAGGGAAGCTTAGGGTACTCCAGTTTGATGGTGCTCGAGATGAAAAGTTCATTGGACCAAATTACTTTACAGAGGAAAATACGGCTGTTGCAGTATAGTCAGCAAGGTTGTAGCATATTCTTCCTTTCATGCTTCTTGTTGAGTTTTCCTTGTGTCATTATAAGGGGTCAATAAAGTCAT is from Malus sylvestris chromosome 5, drMalSylv7.2, whole genome shotgun sequence and encodes:
- the LOC126622141 gene encoding uncharacterized protein LOC126622141 isoform X2, which encodes MKSDLTMAGPSRTLDQTPISPWLSAEHHHCRNVVALIARREISPRAKHVPTRRWGETSNRKSSSTYGPKGEAIRDAKRGLRSWVEAESLRHLSAKYCDLVPPPRSTIAAAFSPDGRKLASTHGDHTVKIIDCQTGRCVKVLSGHRRTPWVVRFHPLNPEIIASGSLDHEVRLWDLNTSDCIGSRDFYRPIASIAFHANGELLAVASGHKLYIWKYNGEPSSPDMVLKTWRSLRAVHFHPQAAPFLLTAEVNDLDSSDSSMSQATSPGYLQYPSPAVFVANVDFSERLSLATQLPLMSLPFVFVPPYVDDPRIVMQPENGPAGSNSMQVTSASMQFQADVNAAEQDATTVSRMETFPSAPIVSNHNAEGNADNYFLNGTRSDACDRTGDAMETDEMPAVGGSQHGSWMNLDPVNNRVPENTSSHPGFTEFGQPYRTFPYRDPAFWELPFLQGWLTGQSQANFPLMLPLNHGGLNNLAQPMGSSSLVSHLSAHNVTDVAASLALPGSTSVSGLSGRSGLQHYYPHFHFSGPESGDSASLSTQPDENDAQPIISRIQSDIDTLMAAAAAAELPCTVKLRVWSHDIKNPSAPLNAERCRLIVPHAVLCSEMGAHFSPCGRFLAACVACMLPHTEADPGLQSLVHQDSGIATSPTRHPISAHQVMYELRIYSLEEATFGSILVSRAIRAAHCLTSIQFSPTSEHILLAYGRRHGSLLKSIVVDGDTTVPIYTVLEVYRVSDMELVRVLPSAEDEVNVACFHPFAGGGLVYGTKEGKLRVLQFDGARDEKFIGPNYFTEENTAVAV
- the LOC126622141 gene encoding uncharacterized protein LOC126622141 isoform X1, which translates into the protein MKSDLTMAGPSRTLDQTPISPWLSAEHHHCSGRNVVALIARREISPRAKHVPTRRWGETSNRKSSSTYGPKGEAIRDAKRGLRSWVEAESLRHLSAKYCDLVPPPRSTIAAAFSPDGRKLASTHGDHTVKIIDCQTGRCVKVLSGHRRTPWVVRFHPLNPEIIASGSLDHEVRLWDLNTSDCIGSRDFYRPIASIAFHANGELLAVASGHKLYIWKYNGEPSSPDMVLKTWRSLRAVHFHPQAAPFLLTAEVNDLDSSDSSMSQATSPGYLQYPSPAVFVANVDFSERLSLATQLPLMSLPFVFVPPYVDDPRIVMQPENGPAGSNSMQVTSASMQFQADVNAAEQDATTVSRMETFPSAPIVSNHNAEGNADNYFLNGTRSDACDRTGDAMETDEMPAVGGSQHGSWMNLDPVNNRVPENTSSHPGFTEFGQPYRTFPYRDPAFWELPFLQGWLTGQSQANFPLMLPLNHGGLNNLAQPMGSSSLVSHLSAHNVTDVAASLALPGSTSVSGLSGRSGLQHYYPHFHFSGPESGDSASLSTQPDENDAQPIISRIQSDIDTLMAAAAAAELPCTVKLRVWSHDIKNPSAPLNAERCRLIVPHAVLCSEMGAHFSPCGRFLAACVACMLPHTEADPGLQSLVHQDSGIATSPTRHPISAHQVMYELRIYSLEEATFGSILVSRAIRAAHCLTSIQFSPTSEHILLAYGRRHGSLLKSIVVDGDTTVPIYTVLEVYRVSDMELVRVLPSAEDEVNVACFHPFAGGGLVYGTKEGKLRVLQFDGARDEKFIGPNYFTEENTAVAV